DNA sequence from the Grus americana isolate bGruAme1 chromosome Z, bGruAme1.mat, whole genome shotgun sequence genome:
CAActgggtggatgagggaagagcagtggatgttgtctacttcaacttcagcaaggcttttgacaccgtctctcataacatcctcgtTAGCAAGCTCAGGAAGCGTGGGTTGGATGAGcggacagtgaggtgggttgagaattggctgaatggcagggctcagagggttgtgataagcggcaCAGAGTCTCGTTGGAGGTCTGTAGCTactggtgtgccccaggggtcagggcttggtctggtcttattcaacacACTCATCAGTGAGCTGGAGGAGGGGACAGAGTGAGTCCttgcaagtttgctgatgatactaagctgggaggagtggctgacacaccggaaggctgcgctgccattcagcgagatctgtACAGGCTGGAGcgttgggtggagaggaaccatatgaaattcaacacGAGCAAGTGTAGgatcctgcacctagggaagaacaaccccatgcaccagtacaggttagggggtgacctgctgggaagcagctctgcagagaaggacctgggagtcctggtggacaacaagctctccatgaaccagcagtgtgccctcgtgggcaagaaggccaatggtgccTGGGGGGCATTAAGAAGAGCGcggccagcaggtccagggaggttctcctccccctctgccctggtgaggccacatctggaatattgtgtccagttctgggttcctcagttcaagacagatggggaactactggagagagtccagtggaggggTACAGCGGTGATGAGGGCACTGGAGCttctctcatatgaggaaaggctgagagagctggggctgtctcgtctggagaagagaagactgagaggggatctgatcaatacctataaatacctaaagggtgggtgtcaagaggatggggccagactcttctctgtggtgcccagtgacaggacaagggacaacaggcacaaactggaacacaggaagttccatctgaacgtgaggaaaaacttcttcactctgagggtgacagagcactgggacaggctgcccagagaggttgtggagtctccttctctggagagattcaaaacccgcctggatgcgatcctgtgcaacctgctctgggtgatgctgctttagcagggggctggactagctggtctccagaggtcccttccagtccctactGTTCTAggattctgtgtttctgtgattgttaaaacaattttttgtaaccctAAACATGAcatgaaacacattcaggagacatagcaatagcAGTCTATTCCAGCCCCTGCCGTTCTGAGATTCTGTAAATGTGTGTGATTTACTGGAAATGGGATATCCAGAACATCCAGTCCGCTGTTTGTGAGACTTTGTGACTTACTGAAATGGGCAGTGCCTGTGCTGCTTGAGCCACCCCTCCCAGCTGAAACAAATGATTTCCAGGAAACTCAGCTCCAGATCTGAATCATAAACTTGGTTCTCAACTTGTCCAGTCCCAAAATAACTCCAGAAGGTGCTGTGTTCCCCACGCTAGCACCCTGCCTGGGATTTGAGCAGCCTAAATGCAGGAGTGGGCGGTCTGCCACCTCCTGCTGCGTCCCTGGTTTTGCTGCCACAAATGTCATGCTGACAGCGTCCATGGCTTTAGCAAGTTTTCCAGTTGCTCTGTATTTTAGCCTGCCTTGTTGCAGACTTGCATGCagtttgcttttcatgtttttttctcccttgagtccattttctgcttctggcGCGATGCTGCTGTTTCCTTCTCAGTGCCTTCCTGGAATTTCCCAGTTCCCTTACAGCCTTTTTGAGAAGAATGCCTTTACTGCTGTGGTGTCCTTTGGTCTGTGCAGCCTTTTACTTACTTTAGAGGAACCTAAGAATAGGGAAAGAGGGTGGCAGAGGAACTGCAGGAGTCTGCTCTCACCCCAAAGCATGGCCACCTCAGAGGTGGGGCAGCCTTACTGCAGGTATCCTCCTAACTTTATTACTGCCTTCAGCATTTCCCCAGGGATCCCTGGAGGCTGTGCAGCAgtcctggggctgctccagcgAAGCAGCAGTGCTGACCATGGTTTGAGCTGTCTGCAAACCCTGCAGGCAGCCACGGCGCTGGTGAGACATAGAGTGGGCATGGGCTCGCAGAGCTGTTTGCAAAGGCCAGTCCCTGTATCAGGGCACCCAGCAAGGCTGCAATGCATCCAGCATCTCAGTTTTGGGGTGGCAGGTGATAGGACATGGTGTGCCAGGGGTGCCTGGGGGAGGCTGTGGCTGAGTATGCTTCCCCATGGGCACTGGGCATTCATCAGCACTGGGTTTTAGCCAGCTGCAAGACCTGCTCACAGTGCTTTGCACGCTGCTCATGTCTGCTCTGCCTCTCTGAGCCACTACCCTGGTGCTATTTGCCTCCTTCCAGCTCAGGTTCATCAGCACGGCAAAGGTGAGCAgggggatcccctgcagcccctctgtaGACCTCCCTCTGGGAGGAAAAccagctgttgctgctgcatgGTAAGCCTTAGTCGTGGTCAGTCACGTACCATGACTGCCTTCAGAGGCatgaggagctggaggaggcaccTTGCAATCACAGACAGCGTATCGCTGCTGCCGTGTCTGTGTTGCAGAGGTGCTCACAGGTAGTgtattggttaaaaaaaaaaaatcagtttattggGATCTTGGCATCAGGTAATGCTCATGTAGGGATCATTTGGTCCCTGTCTGGATGGAGAGGGAGTCTTTGTTGCGGaggtccctgcagcagcaccaccagAGGGGTCaggtgagacccccccccaaactgctCCCTGTTCAGCTCTTGTCTGGCTGTTGTCCATGCTCCGGTGCATGCATGATCCATCGCTACTGCTTATCTCAGCTACACGGGAAACAGCACTTAGATGTCTTAACCACATGCAGAAGACTGTCTTACGTGATCATTTCTGCAAGGACTCTTCCTGTTGACTGTTTACAAATGTCTCAACACTGAACATTTCAGTGCCCAGCATTTGTCTCAATGCAGCTGTTGTCACACCTAAGCAGATGGAGCCAGGGAGTCACCCAGAAACTCCACGGCTGGTCGGTCTGGATGTGTGCACAGGCAGTGCGGTCATGACAAAAGAATGAATTGGATTTTAAAGCCTGTAACTTCACTTATAAATGAAGTCCCGTAGCTCCCGCCCCCTGTGCTGTGTCTGCCTGGTCGTCATTCCCACCAGCCCCCCAGCTGGGACTGCACACCCTGCTCTGCTTTGCCTCTCTCCTTGGCCCAGCTGTGGCTCCAGCCTTGCCGAACATGGACTGTCATCCTGGGAGGATGGAGGAGCTCCTCAGCCAGGTTCCCGGTCCTTCCTGGGCTGCCTCCTCAACCCACAGCCGAGCTCACAGCACTTGGCAGTACATTCCCTTGGGTGGAAGGGGGACCTGGGACTTGTCCAGATtcccttctgcagctcctgggggtGCCCACTCCTACCAGCCTGCCCATACTCAGGCTGTGCCTCAGCACCAGCGTCGAGTCCCCTCCGCTCCAGTGTGTGCTGACCAGGTGCTGGATCAATGTCCTGGGCTCCAACATGACCATCAGGGGCATGAATGGAAAAGGTGACTTTGCCAGCTCCTACCACATGGCTGTGACAGCCACCACAAACAAGATCCAGGTGTCACTGCTGCAGGGGTCCCAGCACCGCATGAACCAGAAGAGCCAGCCCACCTTTGGCTTCACTATCAGCTGGAGCTTTTCAGGCGCTTCTCCTTTCCCAGCTTCCCCGCGTCgtccccacagctccccagccctTCTTGTGGTGTCCCCAGTGCTCCTCCATCCCCAACACCAGACCTGTGTGGCTGGTGCCACCTCCCAGTCCCCACCTCTGGCTCTTGTCCAGGCAGGTCCTGCCCAGGACAAGGTGAGGCACAGTTGGATGCAGGCTCAGCTGGGCTCATCCCTCCACGCCCTGCATTTCCCATGCCAGTCCAGCGCCATGTCCCTGGTCCCAGCAGTAcaggaggctggggagggaaaCATCACCCACCCGCAAGCAGCCTTTCCCACTCCCAAACTGGCAAGCTGGCTGCCTAGCAGAGGGAAacccccatcccagcaccctctcccacctcccaccccttccccacagTCTCCACCACCACCTCCGTGGGCCAGGCTTTGTGGACGAGGACAGGAAGGAAATACTGAGGACTGCGTGGATCATGCAAGATGAGGTTGACAGCTTCGAGGATGACGGGAAAGCCAGTGGGTGAATCCCAGGCGGACCAGGGCTGTAGGGCACTTCTCCATCCCTGCTCCGTGCTGGGGCTGCACTCATGGGTGTAGCATGGAGACCTCGAGGAGAGCACTGAGCCCTGGAGGTGGGTGCCAGTGCTGGGAGTCAGCTGGGCAGCAAGCAAGGGACAGTTGTGCTAGGACCCCATGGGCTTCTGAAGCAAGTCCCTGGTATGGGAGCTGAAGGCAGCTACTacaattttctaattaaaaacaaagtgcaGTTTGCACATGGGCATGACCACATCCTGCTCCCCGGAAAGACGAGAGTGGCCCTCCTGGTGTCTTCCAGCCTGGGGCAGATGTGTCTCCAGAGGATGCTCAAAGCAGATGCTCATCCCCTGTGCAGGCCAGGGGCCAGAGAGATCCCCCCCTGAACTGGACACAGCCAGGTGCCAGCTCTGTCTTCCCCCACAGCATCGGCAGTGACATGTTTACCTGCCCGTCACCTTTTGGACGAGGTGGTTGTGCCATGCCCCTGTGCAAGAGTCAGGTGGTCCAAGGACCCCTGCCCACCTGCCCATCCTTGGTACAGTGTTGTACCATTAGGGACCCCTTGGGAGGGCTCAGACAGGGCTCTGCCATGGAGCTGTaccctgcctggcctcaaagCACCATGCATGGGGCATCGCCACACGTGGGGTCTGTGCACGGGAGCACCATGCACAGGGCCTCCCCTCTCATGGGGACAAGCTAATTTTAGTATCTACGTATCTTTCAGGAAAGCCCTTGTGCACTGAAAAGGGGGATTAATTCCAGGGTGCCTAAGAGCTCCTGCTGCAGTGACAGTCACAGCTCCCAGACTCAGGGAAAGCCCACCACagccaggagaaaaaacagcttagaaacagcagcagaaatttgTAATGCAGGAGAGGACTGCCATGAGGATGAACTCCCGTGGGCAGACACATGACCCTTCAGtgcagcagagaagagctgGCTGGGCTGTGCTTGCTGCAGCACTGTGTTTGGGTGGCAGCACTGGGACGGTGGCAGTGGGGCAGTGCCAGGCTGTGCCCGCCCCAAGGACTCCACCATGGAGCAAGAAATGGGCTGGCAGAATCTCTTGGATAGTAGATGTGCAAACCATCCCTGCgcccccacctccctcctcaGCCATGCTGATCCTCATGTTCCTCCTGCACTGCCCAGGTCATGCTGACCTCCTCACTTCGCCTGTCCTGGGCACCCAGCCACCCGGCCACCCGGCCACTGGCCCCACTGCCAGCCCAGTGCCTGCAGAGCTCCGGTTACAGCCCTATAAAGGGAATCGGGGTGGAGGGCCCGGAGGGAGCTGTGCCAGGCCCTGTGCAGCCCTGCGGCCATGGGCAGTGGTACTTTCAGTCTGCTCCTTGCACTGGCCCTGGCAGCATGTGCCgtccctgcagagaggaaggtATGGGGACTGGTGGTGATGGGGATGTGGCAGACATGGCACTGGGGTGCAGCGTGGTGGCACAGGGGTCCTCTCTTAAATGCCGTTTTAGGCTGGGACAAGCAGGGGAGCTTTGCAAGCACCTGGTCCAGGCAACGGGCAGGGTATCTCTGGGTCACCCCCAGCCACCCAGTCACCATCTCCACAAAGCTTTGCTCCCACAGGGGCACCATGCGGGGGGCATCTCTTCTGCAGGGCCTGTGCCCAGGGTTGCCTTGCTTGGGGCATCCCTTCCCACAGCGTCTCTGCGTGGGGATACTGTGGACAGGGCATCCCCTCCCATGGGATCTGAGCCCAGGACACCCTGCACGGGGCACCCCTTCCCAAAGGGTCACCATGCACACTGCTGGGCTGGGACATGCTGGCCAAGCTGCACCATCTGCTCAGCAGCTGGCAGCACCTGGGGGAGCATTTCCCCAAACTGAAGGAGATGCCCCACAGTCGCATCAACAGCAGAGCTCACGGCTCCAGCTGTGGGGCAGTGGGAGGAATGGGGTCCCCCTCTGCACTGTGCGGGGGGGCAGAAGGCCTGTGGCTGTGTCCCTACAGTGCCAGCTCAACGGGCTCTGGAGGAATGATCAGGACTCACTGATGGAGATTTCGGTGGTGAGGGACAACGGGGACTTCCAGGGGAAATACCTCACACGGGTCACTCTTGCTGGCGGCTGTGCCCGTGCCTCCCCCCTGAAGGGCgcccagcagcagccgggcGAGGGGGGCTGGCCCACCTTTGCCTTCACCGTGCGCTGGGACAAGTTCTCCAGTAAGTGCTGGGACTCTCAGGTGGCACCACAGGGGCACTGGGAGCCACACAGGTAGCCAGcaggatttttcctctgctggaaAGTCTGCTGGGTGATACTTTGGTGCAGCTAAGCAGAGGGAGGCAGCGGTGCCTGCCCAGCATGGGGCTAATGGACAATACTGGACTTGCATGGGGCAGCCCCTCCTCACCCAGCATCTTTGCACCCATCCCTGCTGGGCAGCCCAAGGTGCCCGTGGTGGGTCTGGACCCCCTTAGTGCATGGGAGATGCGGTGCTGCAGACCTTGGCTCACCTGAGGGAGCCGCTGGGGAAGGGCAGGTCCCTCCAGCGTGGATTGGGTGGGTGCATGACCACTGGAGTGGAAACACGGCTGTGGCTGGGGGGATCTCGTGGAAGGGGAAGCAGCCAGCGAGCACAGGTGCTGTCCCCACCGATGCCCCAAGCAAGTGCTTTCCCCAGACGCCACCACCGCCTTCACGGGGCAGTGCTTCGTGGACATGAGTGGGAAGGAGACGCTGACCACCATGTGGCTGCTGCGTGAAGCTGTCGGGTCCCTCAAGGAGGACTGGAAAGCCACAAGGTAGTGGGGGGATTTGGGAGGCGGTGGTGCATTCCCCCCAAGTGAAGGGACACTCTTCAGGGCCGCTTAGGACAAGCATCCCTCTGGGCGAGGGGACCACCGCTGGGAACCCCCCAGCACAAGTTTGCAGTGGGGATGCCAACGCCTCCTGGCTAGGGGCTTgctctggccagggacatccaGCAGCTGCTTGGGGCAAGGTGGGGGGCATTTAGGGACACCTCTGAGTGTGTTTTGTCTGTGAGTAGTCTCACAGGAACTCTGCTTCCTGCAGGGTGGGCAGAAACGTCTTCACGCGCAAACGcacccagaaagaaaacatcctgTCAAGCTTGTCCCCGTCCTGTGAGGAAGAAGCTTCACCTGCCCCATGATGGcatgctccagctgcagcctggacCCCCAGAGCAAGCAAAACCAGCCcctcatgtaaaaaaaaaaaaaaaaattaaaaatcatgtcAGCTGTGgtcatcttttttaaaaaaatgcagtcacTCTCCCTCTGAGGCA
Encoded proteins:
- the LOC129199558 gene encoding avidin-like, whose product is MGSGTFSLLLALALAACAVPAERKCQLNGLWRNDQDSLMEISVVRDNGDFQGKYLTRVTLAGGCARASPLKGAQQQPGEGGWPTFAFTVRWDKFSNATTAFTGQCFVDMSGKETLTTMWLLREAVGSLKEDWKATRVGRNVFTRKRTQKENILSSLSPSCEEEASPAP